One window of the Candidatus Zixiibacteriota bacterium genome contains the following:
- a CDS encoding exported hypothetical protein (Evidence 5 : Unknown function) translates to MCRFLSALIVTLTFTVPAGGSELINLIRQGQMEAARRIMDSTASAVHRDGNRIFAQAILEPDGPRAMTLLETARQAGIDPADAEYLSLEKALFYFAAGWPDSVLNETQSYLRRWENGRYRAEMMSLEARAGEILKDSQTTNRLLELTARENPDSLTGLNARLQQARIMAQQGKYTEARKVLKRLIKSSFDNIASSSLYLLSQMALEQKRNDDALFYFNLLKEEFPDAVGLDDLSDQLSNFQASGNDQSAEKITGTTYAVQVGVFSVRDNAMKMTDRMKKYNQKVEILEKTISGKKYYVVWVGKFLSSDQAMVFKARLETAENETFQVVAR, encoded by the coding sequence ATGTGCCGTTTTCTTTCTGCTCTTATCGTTACCCTGACTTTTACCGTCCCGGCCGGCGGGTCGGAATTGATCAATCTCATCAGGCAGGGCCAAATGGAAGCGGCGCGGCGTATCATGGACAGCACGGCCTCGGCGGTTCATCGCGACGGCAACCGCATATTTGCTCAGGCCATTCTGGAACCGGACGGTCCCCGGGCGATGACCCTTCTGGAGACCGCCCGGCAGGCCGGTATCGACCCGGCTGACGCGGAATATCTCTCACTGGAGAAGGCCCTTTTCTATTTCGCCGCCGGATGGCCCGATAGTGTCCTGAATGAGACTCAATCGTACCTGCGCCGGTGGGAAAACGGCCGCTACCGCGCCGAAATGATGTCTTTGGAGGCCCGCGCCGGCGAGATATTAAAGGACAGTCAGACGACCAATCGTCTGCTGGAATTAACGGCTCGAGAAAATCCTGATTCCCTGACCGGTTTGAACGCTCGACTCCAACAGGCAAGAATTATGGCGCAACAGGGGAAATATACCGAAGCACGAAAAGTACTGAAGAGACTGATTAAATCTTCATTTGACAATATTGCGTCATCCTCACTTTATCTGCTGTCGCAAATGGCGCTGGAACAAAAGAGAAATGATGATGCGCTTTTCTATTTCAATCTGCTCAAAGAGGAGTTTCCGGACGCGGTCGGCCTGGATGATTTGAGCGACCAGTTGAGCAATTTTCAAGCGAGCGGGAATGATCAGAGTGCGGAGAAGATTACCGGTACGACTTATGCCGTGCAGGTGGGGGTATTTTCGGTGAGAGATAACGCCATGAAGATGACGGATCGCATGAAAAAATATAACCAGAAAGTGGAAATTCTGGAAAAGACCATCTCCGGCAAAAAATATTATGTCGTTTGGGTGGGCAAATTTCTTTCCTCGGATCAGGCGATGGTGTTCAAAGCCCGGCTTGAAACGGCCGAAAACGAGACTTTTCAGGTTGTCGCGCGATGA